The following proteins come from a genomic window of Lolium rigidum isolate FL_2022 chromosome 5, APGP_CSIRO_Lrig_0.1, whole genome shotgun sequence:
- the LOC124657926 gene encoding inositol-tetrakisphosphate 1-kinase 4-like, with amino-acid sequence MAPAEQSPDHAYTIGYALQPSKVGSVIQPPLVALAAERGMRLVAIDASRPLADQGPFHLIVHKLYDRPWRAQLEAFSALHPSVPVLDPPTAIDRLLDRASMLDVVPGLGVPGVGVPRQVAVRDAAALAEPDLMLAAAGLRFPLIAKPLAVDGSAASHAMSLVYRREGLRGLQLPVMLQEFVNHGGVLFKVYVMGDGATCVRRRSLPDVRAERLLLADDLVPFANVSSLPPPEDAGDADTTTMSPTAGFVEEVARGLRRALGLNLFNFDMIRGESGRYYLIDINYFPGYAKMPGYEIALTEFFAKTLDLQIDLPQLENTAPSLDCKVQELEFAQPEIFSSYVSRAAKGF; translated from the coding sequence ATGGCGCCCGCGGAGCAGTCGCCTGATCATGCCTACACCATCGGCTACGCTCTGCAGCCCAGCAAGGTGGGCAGCGTCATCCAGCCGCCCCTCGTCGCCCTGGCGGCCGAGCGCGGCATGCGCCTGGTCGCCATCGACGCCTCGCGCCCGCTCGCCGACCAGGGGCCCTTCCACCTCATCGTCCACAAGCTCTACGACCGGCCGTGGCGCGCGCAGCTCGAGGCCTTCTCGGCGCTGCACCCCTCCGTCCCCGTCCTCGACCCTCCCACCGCCATCGACCGCCTCCTCGACCGCGCGTCCATGCTCGACGTCGTCCCCGGCCTCGGCGTCCCCGGAGTGGGCGTCCCGCGCCAGGTGGCCGTCCGCGACGCCGCCGCTCTCGCGGAGCCGGACCTGATGCTCGCGGCCGCCGGGCTCCGCTTCCCGCTCATTGCCAAGCCGCTGGCCGTCGACGGCAGCGCGGCCTCCCACGCCATGTCGCTCGTGTACCGCCGCGAGGGGCTCCGCGGCCTCCAGCTTCCTGTCATGCTCCAGGAGTTCGTCAACCACGGCGGCGTGCTTTTCAAGGTGTACGTGATGGGCGACGGCGCCACCTGCGTCAGGCGGCGCAGCCTGCCGGACGTGCGGGCGGAGCGCCTCCTCCTGGCCGACGACCTCGTCCCTTTCGCCAACGTCTCCAGCCTGCCGCCCCCTGAGGACGCCGGCGACGCTGATACGACGACGATGTCCCCCACGGCTGGCTTTGTCGAGGAGGTCGCGCGCGGGCTAAGACGTGCGCTTGGGCTGAACCTCTTCAACTTCGACATGATCCGGGGAGAGAGCGGCCGCTACTACCTCATCGACATTAACTACTTTCCAGGGTACGCGAAGATGCCAGGATACGAGATTGCGCTCACTGAATTCTTCGCCAAGACGCTGGACCTGCAGATCGATCTTCCGCAGCTCGAGAACACAGCACCAAGCCTAGATTGCAAAGTGCAAGAGCTCGA